One window of the Candidatus Methylomirabilota bacterium genome contains the following:
- a CDS encoding sigma-70 family RNA polymerase sigma factor encodes MDTERGLMRRVARGDQAAFTDLAQRYVPKLLAVAGRLLGSRADAEDAVQRALMQSYAGAAGYDARWAVSTWLYRILTNICVDELRRRATRNAHDDGSVARALSAASSNHRPPAAYLDLHRAFARVPREARILMALRYVDGLSYGELARIRGISINTVKSQLARGKALLRDELGKRGA; translated from the coding sequence ATGGACACCGAGCGGGGGCTGATGCGACGGGTGGCGCGAGGTGACCAGGCGGCATTCACCGACCTGGCCCAGCGCTACGTCCCGAAGCTGCTGGCGGTGGCCGGCCGGTTGCTGGGCTCCCGAGCCGACGCCGAGGACGCGGTCCAGCGCGCGCTCATGCAATCCTACGCCGGCGCCGCCGGCTACGACGCGCGCTGGGCGGTCTCGACCTGGCTCTACCGCATTCTCACCAACATCTGCGTGGACGAGCTGCGTCGCCGGGCCACCCGCAACGCCCACGACGATGGCTCGGTCGCCCGGGCGCTCTCCGCCGCATCGAGCAACCACCGCCCGCCCGCCGCCTACCTCGACCTCCACCGGGCCTTCGCGCGCGTGCCGCGCGAGGCGCGGATCCTCATGGCCCTGCGTTACGTGGACGGCCTCTCCTACGGCGAGCTGGCACGCATCCGGGGCATCTCGATCAATACCGTGAAGAGCCAGCTCGCGCGGGGCAAGGCCCTGCTGCGGGACGAGCTCGGCAAGCGAGGAGCCTGA
- a CDS encoding methylated-DNA--[protein]-cysteine S-methyltransferase, producing MGKSDHLDLLLTDYFRPDPAAPRLAHRLAATAGESAAALERLEQRLGIEATPEGICLVRTGRVDKPATAAARRLIERAREEIHEYFHGRRAFFQVPVDLRAVPDFQRRVLQAAGHIPFGEGRPYAWVASRIGHARAVRAVGTALGRNPVPLILPCHRVWRSDGGLGGYIFGAAVKNRLAALERTTPVLEGCTTTRIVCRVGCMHSRRMRPENRVVFASVEDARSVGYRPCTLCHPAA from the coding sequence ATGGGCAAGTCGGATCATCTGGATCTGTTGCTGACGGACTACTTCCGCCCGGACCCCGCTGCTCCGCGGCTGGCCCATCGGCTCGCGGCGACGGCGGGCGAGTCGGCTGCCGCGCTCGAGCGGCTGGAGCAGCGGCTCGGCATCGAGGCGACGCCCGAGGGCATCTGCCTGGTGCGCACCGGCCGCGTCGACAAGCCGGCCACCGCGGCGGCCCGCCGCCTCATCGAGCGGGCGCGCGAGGAGATCCACGAGTACTTCCACGGCCGGCGCGCCTTCTTCCAGGTGCCGGTGGACCTGCGCGCGGTGCCCGACTTCCAGCGCCGCGTGCTGCAGGCGGCAGGGCACATCCCGTTCGGCGAGGGCCGACCCTACGCGTGGGTCGCCTCGCGCATCGGGCACGCCCGCGCGGTCCGGGCGGTCGGCACCGCGCTCGGCCGCAATCCGGTGCCGCTGATCCTGCCGTGCCACCGCGTGTGGCGCAGCGACGGCGGCCTCGGCGGCTACATCTTCGGAGCGGCGGTGAAGAACCGGCTGGCGGCGCTGGAGCGCACCACCCCGGTGCTGGAGGGTTGCACGACCACCCGCATCGTCTGCCGCGTCGGCTGCATGCACAGCCGGCGCATGCGCCCGGAGAACCGGGTGGTGTTCGCCTCGGTGGAGGACGCGCGCTCGGTGGGCTACCGGCCCTGCACGCTATGTCACCCCGCCGCCTAA
- a CDS encoding 2OG-Fe(II) oxygenase translates to MRLQQAEWPRIAQALGDQGWATTRPLLTANECADLIALYSEEHRFRSRIDMARFRFGAGEYKYFANPLPPAVLALRRHAYPHLASIANDWSAALGAKPAFPPDLDEFLAVCAEHGQTRPTPLLLRYEAGGYNCLHQDLYGDVAFPLQMTCLLSRPGTDFTGGEFLLVEQRPRAQSRGEVVPLEQGQIVIFTTRERPVRGARGTYRVNLRHGVSRVTSGRRHTLGIIFHDAK, encoded by the coding sequence ATGCGACTGCAGCAGGCGGAGTGGCCGCGGATCGCCCAGGCGCTGGGTGATCAGGGCTGGGCGACCACACGGCCGCTCCTCACCGCCAATGAGTGCGCGGACCTGATCGCGCTCTACTCCGAGGAGCACCGCTTCCGCAGCCGCATCGACATGGCGCGGTTCCGCTTCGGCGCGGGCGAGTACAAGTACTTCGCGAATCCGCTCCCGCCGGCGGTGCTGGCGCTGCGCCGGCACGCCTACCCCCATCTGGCCTCCATCGCCAACGATTGGAGCGCCGCGCTCGGGGCCAAGCCCGCATTTCCGCCCGACCTCGACGAGTTCCTGGCGGTGTGCGCCGAGCACGGCCAGACCAGGCCCACGCCGCTGCTGCTGCGCTACGAGGCCGGCGGCTACAACTGCCTCCACCAGGACCTCTACGGCGACGTCGCGTTCCCGCTGCAGATGACCTGCCTGCTGAGCCGCCCCGGCACCGACTTCACCGGCGGCGAGTTCCTCCTGGTCGAGCAGCGCCCCCGCGCCCAGTCCCGGGGCGAGGTGGTGCCGCTCGAGCAGGGCCAGATCGTCATCTTCACCACGCGCGAGCGCCCCGTCCGCGGCGCGCGTGGCACGTATCGCGTGAACCTGCGCCACGGCGTCAGCCGCGTCACCTCCGGCCGGCGTCATACGCTGGGCATCATCTTCCACGACGCCAAGTAG
- a CDS encoding DUF222 domain-containing protein — MSTTSSALLPSPPRVCELDRLGDEIAELSAHLDAATARLLTLIREFDTGGGWNTGFRSCAEWLSWRVGLDLGAARERVRVAHALDALPRLGEALARGELSYAKVRALTRVATPETEARLLKVGRTATAAHVERIIRAWRRVDRRAEARETARQHADRSLHVIHDDDGTVVIRGRLTAEAGALLERALEAARESLYQRARRAEVGTPPASATVVPTRSQQQADALVLVAETALHQELDPGAPSERYQVVVHVDAAALEDPAQEGQTALEGGIRVSAETSRRLACDASRVVMRHDPEGRVVEVGARTRTIPPALRRALYHRDQTCRFPGCGGRIREGHHVQHWARGGPTTLTNLISLCRRHHRAVHEEGYEIARNPDDTFQFRRPDGRELPDVPPPDEVPGDPTHALRAANDAQRIRIHPRTACAGWSGERLDMGWAIDVLRPRP; from the coding sequence ATGTCGACCACATCGTCCGCACTGCTGCCATCTCCCCCGCGCGTGTGCGAATTGGACCGCCTCGGCGACGAGATCGCCGAGCTCTCCGCCCATCTCGACGCGGCCACCGCCCGCCTGCTCACCTTGATCCGCGAGTTCGACACCGGCGGTGGCTGGAACACCGGCTTCCGCTCCTGTGCGGAGTGGCTGAGCTGGCGTGTGGGTCTCGATCTGGGCGCAGCGCGTGAGCGGGTCCGCGTCGCCCACGCTCTCGACGCGCTGCCGCGGCTCGGCGAAGCCCTCGCGCGGGGCGAGCTATCCTACGCCAAGGTGCGAGCGCTCACGCGCGTGGCCACCCCGGAGACCGAGGCCCGTCTGCTGAAGGTCGGCCGCACCGCCACCGCCGCCCACGTGGAGCGGATCATCCGCGCGTGGCGGCGCGTCGACCGCCGGGCCGAGGCTCGGGAGACCGCCCGACAGCATGCAGACCGGAGCCTTCACGTGATCCACGACGACGACGGCACGGTGGTGATCCGCGGCCGGTTGACGGCGGAGGCGGGCGCGCTACTGGAGCGGGCTCTCGAGGCTGCCCGCGAGAGTCTGTACCAGCGGGCCCGTCGAGCCGAAGTGGGCACGCCACCTGCGTCTGCCACGGTGGTACCGACGCGGTCCCAGCAGCAGGCCGATGCGCTGGTTCTGGTGGCGGAGACGGCGCTGCATCAGGAGCTGGACCCCGGCGCCCCGAGCGAACGGTACCAGGTCGTGGTCCATGTTGACGCCGCGGCGCTGGAGGATCCGGCGCAAGAGGGACAAACGGCCTTGGAAGGCGGGATTAGAGTTTCCGCTGAAACGTCCCGCCGTCTCGCCTGCGACGCGAGCCGGGTGGTGATGCGCCACGATCCAGAGGGCCGGGTGGTCGAGGTCGGCGCCCGCACGCGCACGATTCCGCCGGCGCTGCGGCGGGCGCTCTACCATCGCGATCAGACGTGTCGCTTCCCGGGCTGCGGTGGCCGGATTCGCGAGGGGCACCACGTGCAGCACTGGGCTCGCGGAGGTCCAACCACGCTGACGAACCTGATCTCGCTTTGCCGGCGCCATCATCGCGCGGTCCATGAGGAAGGCTACGAGATCGCTCGCAACCCGGACGACACGTTCCAGTTCAGGCGACCGGATGGTCGCGAGCTGCCCGACGTGCCGCCGCCGGACGAAGTTCCCGGTGATCCGACCCATGCCCTGCGGGCCGCAAACGACGCCCAACGGATTCGTATCCACCCGCGGACGGCGTGCGCCGGTTGGAGCGGTGAGCGGCTCGACATGGGCTGGGCGATCGACGTCTTGCGCCCGCGACCTTGA
- a CDS encoding LLM class F420-dependent oxidoreductase: protein MKIGCHLPMYGPVGTRDNVIAFARRIEALGYDSLWASDHVVLPHRMTTPYPYNPTGQFPLAPDVPFLEPLTTLALVAGVTERVLLGTSILVLPHRNPVLAAKMCATLDHLSGGRVVLGVGVGWMREEIELLGGSYDERGAWSDEALTVMRACWRDERTAHHGRFFSFDAVGAFPKPVRGDIPILIGGHTSRALRRVVQHGDGWHAAFITPAALAADIARLKVECARQGRPYEQLKISVRAGLSIRQNPLGPDRKPLQGSRDQILADLAAFRELGVESILLETRYRNLAEMLGIYETFAREFRPRA, encoded by the coding sequence ATGAAGATCGGCTGCCACCTGCCCATGTACGGCCCCGTCGGCACGCGCGACAACGTGATCGCGTTCGCGCGGCGGATCGAGGCCCTCGGCTACGATTCGCTGTGGGCGAGCGATCACGTGGTGCTCCCGCACCGGATGACCACGCCCTACCCGTACAACCCGACCGGGCAGTTCCCGCTGGCGCCCGACGTGCCGTTCCTGGAGCCGCTCACCACCCTGGCCCTGGTGGCCGGCGTCACCGAGCGCGTGCTCCTCGGCACCAGCATCCTGGTCCTGCCGCACCGCAACCCGGTGCTCGCGGCGAAGATGTGCGCCACGCTCGACCATCTGTCGGGCGGGCGCGTGGTGCTCGGCGTGGGCGTCGGCTGGATGCGCGAGGAGATCGAACTGCTCGGCGGCAGCTATGACGAGCGCGGCGCCTGGAGCGACGAGGCGCTGACCGTGATGCGCGCCTGCTGGCGCGATGAACGCACCGCCCACCACGGCCGCTTCTTCTCCTTCGACGCCGTCGGCGCCTTCCCCAAGCCCGTCCGCGGCGACATCCCGATCCTGATCGGCGGCCACACCTCCCGCGCCCTGCGCCGCGTCGTCCAGCACGGCGACGGCTGGCACGCCGCCTTCATCACCCCGGCCGCGCTCGCCGCCGATATCGCGCGCCTGAAAGTGGAATGCGCCCGCCAAGGCCGGCCGTACGAGCAGCTCAAGATCAGCGTCCGCGCCGGCCTCTCGATCCGCCAGAACCCGCTCGGCCCCGATCGCAAGCCGCTCCAGGGCTCGCGCGACCAGATCCTCGCCGACCTCGCTGCCTTCCGCGAGCTCGGCGTCGAGTCGATCCTGCTGGAGACACGGTATCGCAACCTGGCGGAGATGCTCGGCATCTACGAGACCTTCGCGCGGGAGTTCCGTCCGCGGGCCTGA
- a CDS encoding AMP-binding protein produces MTPGQPIPATLTALMGGRAAQDPDVPYFHLFDEAVTYGRLWRESARYAAGLRRAGIDRGDKVCLIYPTCAEFFYTFFAALRLGAVPVPLYPTLGVEATANIFRDSEAKAVVTIGWFRKGVEESQAAAPNIRHVLEPSDLEVDDTTPALPTAAADDIAFIQYTSGSTGHPRGVVLSHANVTRTVEFMAEAAQLSRDDVVVSWLPLYHDMGLIGCAFTPPVNGAPLYLLPPDLKNPRIWLELVTRVRATFTVSPDFGYRNCVRNIGDTTGIDLSSLKQALSGAEPVRVSTIEAFERKFGAQNLITPCYGLAEATLAVAIWPRRTPLRLDASGKFLSVGRPCRGVRVRIMDGDEEVKPGVEAEVCVQSPGVMQGYYNNPAATAKVLSPDGWLRTGDLGFIDSQGFLYITGRLKDVIILGGENVIPADVEEVVDHVPGVRYSAAVGVESERTGTQRLHVVAEVREQPGDGDALSRLVREIVQRVREQRGHRPARVLLVRPSTIPKTSSGKIQRSRLVEMITRDELGDRLLHASGAARRDPD; encoded by the coding sequence GTGACGCCAGGACAGCCCATCCCGGCCACCCTGACCGCGCTGATGGGGGGCCGAGCCGCCCAGGACCCCGACGTCCCGTACTTCCACCTCTTCGACGAGGCGGTGACGTACGGCCGACTCTGGCGGGAAAGCGCGCGCTACGCCGCGGGGCTCCGGCGGGCCGGGATCGATCGCGGCGACAAGGTGTGCCTGATCTATCCCACCTGCGCCGAGTTCTTCTACACCTTCTTCGCGGCGCTCCGACTCGGCGCGGTCCCGGTGCCGCTCTACCCCACCCTGGGCGTCGAGGCCACCGCGAACATCTTCCGCGACTCCGAGGCCAAGGCGGTCGTCACCATCGGCTGGTTCCGCAAGGGCGTCGAGGAGTCGCAGGCCGCCGCGCCGAACATCCGGCACGTGCTCGAGCCGAGCGATCTCGAGGTGGACGACACGACGCCCGCGCTGCCCACCGCCGCCGCCGACGACATCGCGTTCATCCAGTACACCTCGGGCAGCACCGGCCATCCGCGCGGGGTCGTGCTGAGCCACGCCAACGTCACTCGCACCGTGGAGTTCATGGCGGAGGCCGCCCAGCTGAGCCGCGACGACGTGGTGGTGTCCTGGCTGCCGCTCTACCACGACATGGGCCTGATCGGCTGCGCGTTCACGCCCCCGGTGAACGGGGCGCCGCTCTACCTGCTGCCGCCCGATCTCAAGAACCCGCGGATCTGGCTCGAGCTGGTCACCCGCGTCCGGGCCACCTTCACGGTCTCGCCCGACTTCGGCTACCGCAACTGCGTGCGCAACATCGGCGACACCACCGGCATCGATCTCTCATCGCTCAAGCAGGCGCTCTCCGGTGCCGAGCCGGTCCGGGTCAGCACCATCGAGGCCTTCGAGCGGAAGTTCGGCGCGCAGAACCTGATCACGCCCTGCTACGGCCTCGCCGAAGCCACCCTGGCCGTCGCGATCTGGCCGCGCCGCACCCCGCTCCGCCTGGACGCCTCGGGCAAGTTCCTCTCGGTGGGCCGGCCCTGCCGCGGCGTGCGGGTGCGCATCATGGACGGCGACGAGGAGGTCAAGCCGGGCGTCGAGGCCGAGGTCTGCGTGCAGAGCCCGGGCGTGATGCAGGGCTACTACAACAACCCGGCGGCCACCGCCAAGGTGCTCTCCCCCGATGGCTGGCTCCGCACCGGCGATTTGGGCTTCATCGACTCCCAGGGCTTCCTCTACATCACGGGCCGGCTCAAGGACGTCATCATCCTGGGCGGCGAGAACGTGATCCCCGCCGACGTCGAGGAGGTCGTGGACCACGTTCCCGGCGTCCGCTATTCGGCCGCGGTCGGGGTGGAGAGCGAGCGCACCGGCACCCAGCGGCTGCACGTGGTCGCCGAGGTGCGCGAGCAGCCCGGCGACGGAGACGCGCTCTCCCGCCTCGTGCGAGAGATCGTCCAGCGCGTCCGCGAGCAGCGCGGGCACCGGCCCGCCCGGGTCCTGCTGGTGCGTCCCAGCACGATCCCGAAGACCTCCTCGGGCAAGATCCAGCGCTCGCGCCTCGTCGAGATGATCACCCGCGACGAGCTGGGCGACCGCCTCCTGCACGCCTCCGGCGCCGCCCGCCGCGATCCCGACTAG